Proteins encoded in a region of the Triticum dicoccoides isolate Atlit2015 ecotype Zavitan chromosome 3A, WEW_v2.0, whole genome shotgun sequence genome:
- the LOC119272927 gene encoding uncharacterized protein LOC119272927, producing the protein MSNHAVAAAAAAGLLVMRSVEATSSWFSVDPAPPDAGYQFAVFVKCYVKRSLEFRGRGQPPIVRQQQYIGPSNGSAMKFLVRDLSALQSDGACRWALRRMLARMPQLRVLRLADDEWDRVVPSNVVPQIVRVACSDRATRGFTFRFVMEVDRQFIHDEQALLMACKERDLGGSDKPDNCPICLEGLDGEPAVQPPRCPHAFHRRCIFRWFCQATTCPICRSDVRICALPEFLAL; encoded by the coding sequence ATGTCGAATCAcgccgtcgccgctgccgccgctgctggCCTATTGGTCATGCGCAGTGTCGAGGCGACCTCCAGCTGGTTCTCCGTTGATCCCGCGCCGCCCGACGCTGGGTACCAGTTCGCGGTGTTCGTGAAGTGCTACGTGAAGCGGTCCCTGGAGTTCCGCGGACGCGGCCAGCCCCCGATCGTGAGGCAACAGCAGTACATCGGTCCAAGCAACGGCTCCGCCATGAAGTTCCTCGTCAGAGACCTCTCCGCGCTCCAGAGCGACGGTGCCTGCCGCTGGGCGCTCCGCAGGATGCTGGCGAGAATGCCCCAGCTCCGGGTGCTCcgcctcgccgacgacgagtgggaCCGCGTCGTACCCTCGAACGTGGTGCCGCAGATCGTCCGCGTGGCGTGCAGCGACCGCGCCACCCGTGGCTTCACCTTCCGCTTCGTCATGGAGGTGGACCGGCAGTTCATACATGATGAGCAGGCTCTCCTGATGGCGTGCAAGGAGAGGGACCTGGGCGGCAGCGACAAGCCCGACAACTGCCCGATCTGCTTGGAGGGACTGGATGGAGAGCCCGCCGTGCAGCCGCCGAGGTGCCCGCACGCGTTCCACCGCCGGTGCATTTTCAGGTGGTTCTGCCAGGCGACGACGTGCCCGATTTGCCGCAGCGACGTGAGGATCTGTGCCCTGCCGGAGTTTCTTGCTCTCTAG